Genomic window (Tripterygium wilfordii isolate XIE 37 chromosome 11, ASM1340144v1, whole genome shotgun sequence):
AATTTGCAGGAATGCCGTTGATTCCTCCATTCTTACAACCAGGGCTTCATGAGTACCACTATGGAGTCAATTTCGCTTCTGCCGGATCGGGTGCTCATGTCGACACACACCCCGGCaaggtacatacatacatattatagTCTCTTGATTGCTTATGGAGTTTGGTGGTGATATATCTTCACACACAGctaatgattaattgtttgttcagGTGATAGATCTTCACGCACAGCTAAGAAACTATAAAAAAGTGGAGACTTGGTTCAGAGATGAATTCGGTAACGTGGAAGCTCAAAAAAGGTTATCACGAGCTGTTCACTTGTTCAGCGTGGGATTGAACGATTACTATGCGACCATTTCAGAAAACATCAGTTCTAACTATGTAGACATTGTCATTGGAAACATAACAACAGTAATCAAGGTAAGATTAAGGCTCCATATATGAGTTATTATGACTGTGGGTACTGGTTAATTCATTTAAATTTTGATTCATGGCAGGAAATATATAAAAGTGGAGGTAGAAAGTTCGTTTTTCTTACCTTGTTGGACTTGAGGTTTCTACCACAGTCACGGCTGGCGGTATCTCAAGGGAAAGGTAGAGACTTTGAAGAAGCTGCGTCTCTTCAAAAACAGCATAACAAACACCTCCTCAAGGTGATTGTTGAGCTAGAGAAGAATCTGGAAAATTTCAAGTATCTAATATATGATTTCAACCAGAGTTTTCTAATGAGAGTACAGAATCCCACCCATTATGGTACGTGATTTTATCATAATATGTCTTACGTTATTCTTAACTATCTCATGTTACATCAGAAATTAACAACTTGTGTATAAATAATGGTGCAGGTTTTCTAGAAGAGAAGGCAGCCTGTTGCGGATTCGGAAAGTTCAGGGGAGATTTCACGTGTGGAGTATTAGGAAGGTTTGAATTATGCAAAAAACCAAATGAGTATTTATTTTGGGACCTGGCACATCCAACTCAAAAGGTGGACAAGCAGATGGCGTATGAGATGTGGAGAGGGGGTgctcatcaaattggacgttatagtTTGAAACAACTCTTCCAATTGGGTTAATGGTTCTGCTAtgtatgaaaataaaatttcaaagaacGAGTTGTAGCTGTAGCTGTAGCTGTTCATTGAAAATGCTTGCAACATGTTACTGATTTATGCTGTTCAGACATCGAATGTGCTCAGTTATTACTATTATTGACTTTAGCTATTACATTATGTGTGATCAGTTGGTGCTTGAGGCATTTTAACAAACACCTGTTAGGCTTTGCTAATTCAACTAGGTTTCAAAGCAGAACTAAGACTGTAAGATCACTTGCGCGTTTCCGAGCTATAAAATCTGCAAGTTTTCCGCTTAAAATAGCTCCAAACGTTCCTTTTATTGTCATGATTGAACCATAAGCAGAGTACTGCACAACAAAGGTTAGATGAAAATGGGATTAAACCTTGTACAAAATATTAGTGGTTTGGTTATGCTGGTTCTGAATATTATATCATATTGGTGAACCATTTCTCCAAAACACTTGAACATCAGAAAATCAGAGGATTGGGAATCGGAGCATATTGTTTCTTTcaagtttaaaggattagaagaTTTCAAGATTAGGTCTTTGATGCAGCGTAGCTGTTGAGCGGATGCAGTGCGACTGTATggtcccttatcccacatcggaagagggGGAGCAAGCTTTGCGCCATATATGCGCGAGGCTTGCCTTAAACtaatagccaaggttttcgggccagcccTGAGAGGATGGGCTCGgttctgggccttggttacagtcgGCCCATGCGATGTGGGTGCgggctgggccttggttactggtttgcatcaatttggtatcgaagctaGGGCTCGCTTCCGTTGTGGGTGCATGTGGGTCCACGTGTGTGCATGAGCGGATTGCCACACGTGGGACACGTGTTCTCTTGAGGGAGGGAGGGAATTGATGCAGCGTAGCTGTTGAGCGGATGCAGTGCGACTGTATgtttcccttatcccacatcggaagagggGGAGCAAGCTTTGCACCATATATGCGCGAGGCTTGCCTTAAACtaatagccaaggttttcgggccagcccTGAGAGGATGGGCTCGgttctgggccttggttacagtcgGCCCATGCGATGTGGGTGCgggctgggccttggttactGGTTTGCATCAATTTCACTTTGATGCAGCTCCCGTAGGTGCTGGCCAATTCCACAAAATAACAGAAATACAAGTAACCAGCAGATCAAGCCAACTACAAATCACCCCAAGGAAATGCCACAGATGGCTACTACTAGATAACTTCAATCGTCCAAAACAAGAAATCAACAACTAATCTCCAGCAAAGATATACAAATCCATAGCTAACTAATCTGTAAACACAATAAGAAGGAGATACAAAATCAGGAGAGGAAGGAGATTGCGAACCCACGGGAAGAACCCCCAATACCGATTGATGCTTGCTACCGCCGGAGGAGTAGAGAACCTAGAAGACTAAGAACAAGAGTTCACCAAATATCAAAAACTGTCCAGCCAATCTCAGTTGCCTCGTATGTATCATTAGAAGGAGCCCTCCCCTGCTAAAGTTTGTGGACCTGGGCCCTAATTACTAATCAAATGGAGATGCTAGCTATTTCCAACCCAATGGGCTTTATAAACATAAGCCCACTGCATCAACTCTCTCCGTCCCAAAAGAACTCGACTCCGTCGAGTAAACATTGACTTACATAAATTGGAATTGGAGCATGGTGTCCACCAGGATCCCAAACTCTCCAAGTAGCACCATTGCCTTGTTGTAGGTACTTCCTTAGTCCACAAAAGAAACACAAATTTTGCATGAGCCACTTAGCCAACCTGTTTGAGTTTCTAGGCAAGAACAAGTGACTACCATACAACTCATCTTGATCAAAGCAAAGACAAAACACCTGCATGGGTTGTTCCAAATATCCTGCTTCTTGTACTCTGTGAATGTCCCATATTGACTGCCTACTCAGCACTTGAAAGGCCCAGATCCAGTACAAGTTGCTCAAACTATTGACCCTTTCACCATCTGTGTGATAGATAATATAGAAGAATTGTCTCTGATGGTCATTATCACGCATTGTTAGCCGACTTTCACTGGGTATCAAGAAACAATATTTGTTCGGTTGCAGCAGTGTATCAGCAAGCAAATCCCAAGTCATACTTTCAGACAGTGATAGAGGAGTGAATAGCCTTGCCCAACTATCAAGCCTATTTTTAGTTTCACTCCACTGACTGTATCCAGCCACCAgtctttcaaacaaaaaaaaaggaggcaCGGTGATGCCCCAAGCAAGAGTAGTAGTATAAATTTTCACTAGGGAAAAATTTGCACGGCAAGAAAACATAATAAAAGAGCATGCCGCCATGTTGCAATGAACTAGAAttaactcaatttttttctgtAACATGTCAACCTTGTTAGGGAAGCATTCAGCCACTGTGGCATAAGCAGAGTGCTTACCAGGTTTGTGCCCCG
Coding sequences:
- the LOC120009772 gene encoding GDSL esterase/lipase 5-like, which produces MAFNNSYMSVIGVVLLLTTTIGQAEAQPVASRSKKQLHAPLFIFGDSLYDAGNNNYLNTTKPNQASLWPYGETYFKHPTGRYSNGRVIPDFIAQFAGMPLIPPFLQPGLHEYHYGVNFASAGSGAHVDTHPGKVIDLHAQLRNYKKVETWFRDEFGNVEAQKRLSRAVHLFSVGLNDYYATISENISSNYVDIVIGNITTVIKEIYKSGGRKFVFLTLLDLRFLPQSRLAVSQGKGRDFEEAASLQKQHNKHLLKVIVELEKNLENFKYLIYDFNQSFLMRVQNPTHYGFLEEKAACCGFGKFRGDFTCGVLGRFELCKKPNEYLFWDLAHPTQKVDKQMAYEMWRGGAHQIGRYSLKQLFQLG